Proteins co-encoded in one Capnocytophaga ochracea DSM 7271 genomic window:
- a CDS encoding peptidylprolyl isomerase: MNKTKIWSALVILLFTTPFFAQNNERRKVDGVAAVVGDYLILESDIDKAYIDLQQQEVDTREINRCQMLGKLMEDKLYAHQAVQDSVKLTDSEVRDQVNQRIEFLTAQLGGDIKKLLEFYKKDDEQSMRDELFNLLKVSMLAQRMKQQIIKDIEVTPEEVRTFFNAIPADERPHFGTELEIAQIVVNPVAPKSSVQKVINQLNDIKKDVEENGMSFSTKAILYSQDRATGGQVLTFNRNSAFDKAFKDVAFTLREGEISKPFESSFGWHIIQMDKIRGKEVSVRHILLMPEIPQEALNEAKEKIAKIRDRIVNKELTFDEAARNFSDEKETRNDGGQLINPEDLSTRFELTRIEPTLYARISDLKDNEVSVPFLDEDRTGKKTYKIYQITNRIEEHQADFVKDYVKIQDLALKEKQLKAISKWMKEHIEKTYISVNGEYKNCKFENNWLKK; encoded by the coding sequence ATGAATAAAACAAAAATTTGGTCAGCACTTGTAATATTGTTGTTCACTACTCCTTTTTTTGCCCAAAACAATGAGCGCAGAAAGGTAGATGGTGTAGCAGCGGTAGTAGGTGATTATTTGATTTTAGAATCAGATATCGACAAGGCGTATATTGATTTGCAACAGCAAGAGGTAGACACTCGTGAAATCAACCGTTGCCAGATGCTCGGCAAACTGATGGAGGATAAACTCTACGCTCACCAAGCTGTGCAAGACAGTGTGAAGCTCACCGATAGCGAAGTACGTGACCAAGTGAACCAACGTATTGAGTTTTTGACCGCTCAGTTAGGTGGCGACATTAAGAAACTTTTAGAGTTCTATAAAAAAGACGACGAACAATCTATGCGCGATGAGCTTTTCAACCTCCTAAAAGTGAGTATGCTCGCTCAGCGTATGAAACAACAAATTATAAAAGATATAGAAGTAACTCCTGAGGAAGTACGTACTTTCTTCAACGCTATTCCAGCCGATGAACGTCCGCACTTTGGTACTGAATTAGAAATCGCTCAAATTGTAGTCAATCCTGTAGCTCCCAAAAGTTCGGTACAAAAAGTAATAAACCAACTCAACGATATTAAAAAAGATGTAGAGGAAAACGGTATGAGTTTTTCTACCAAAGCCATTCTCTACTCCCAAGACCGCGCTACTGGCGGACAAGTACTCACCTTCAACCGTAACTCTGCTTTTGATAAAGCTTTTAAAGACGTAGCCTTCACTCTGCGGGAAGGAGAAATATCTAAGCCCTTTGAGTCTAGCTTCGGTTGGCATATTATCCAAATGGACAAGATTCGCGGTAAGGAAGTGAGTGTACGACACATCTTGTTAATGCCTGAAATTCCTCAAGAAGCTCTCAACGAGGCTAAAGAGAAGATAGCCAAAATACGCGACCGTATTGTAAACAAAGAGCTTACTTTCGACGAGGCTGCACGTAATTTCTCCGATGAAAAAGAAACCCGCAACGATGGCGGTCAGCTTATCAACCCCGAAGACCTTTCTACTCGTTTTGAGCTTACCCGTATAGAGCCTACACTTTACGCTCGCATTTCAGACCTTAAAGACAATGAGGTATCAGTACCTTTCCTCGACGAAGATAGAACAGGCAAAAAAACTTATAAGATTTACCAAATCACCAACCGTATTGAGGAACACCAAGCCGACTTTGTAAAGGATTACGTAAAGATACAAGATTTAGCTCTGAAAGAAAAACAACTGAAAGCCATCAGTAAGTGGATGAAAGAACATATCGAGAAAACTTACATTTCAGTAAACGGAGAATACAAGAACTGTAAGTTTGAAAACAATTGGCTTAAGAAATAA
- a CDS encoding AIR synthase related protein, which yields MEVSKRYAQRGVSAAKDEVHKAIKNINKGLFPKAFCKIVPDYLTGDDNYCLIMHADGAGTKSALAYMYWKETGDLSVWKGIAQDALIMNIDDLLCVGAVDNIMLSSTIGRNKNLIPAEVISAIINGTEELIAELSAFGVHIHSTGGETADVGDLVRTIIVDSTVTARIERRKVIDNANIKAGNVIVGLASYGQATYENEYNGGMGSNGLTSARHDVFAKVLADKYPESFDASVPSELVYAGTKQLTDKVIGSPLNAGKLVLSPTRTYAPIIKKILEKYNNTQICGMVHCSGGAQTKILHFVDNLHIIKDNLFPTPPLFKLIQEESKTDWKEMYQVFNCGHRMELYVKEAIAEDIITIAKSFNVEAQIIGRVASSDNKCLTIKSEYGTFEY from the coding sequence ATGGAAGTAAGCAAACGTTATGCACAACGCGGAGTTTCGGCAGCCAAAGACGAAGTGCATAAAGCTATCAAAAATATCAATAAAGGATTATTCCCCAAAGCCTTTTGTAAAATAGTCCCCGATTACCTTACGGGCGACGACAACTATTGTCTTATAATGCACGCCGATGGCGCCGGTACCAAGTCGGCTTTGGCATATATGTATTGGAAAGAAACCGGTGACCTAAGCGTGTGGAAAGGCATTGCACAAGATGCTCTCATAATGAACATAGACGATTTATTGTGCGTGGGAGCAGTCGATAATATTATGCTTTCGTCCACCATTGGGCGCAATAAAAACCTCATTCCTGCGGAAGTCATTTCAGCTATTATCAACGGAACAGAAGAGCTGATTGCAGAACTCTCTGCCTTTGGAGTGCATATCCATTCTACAGGGGGAGAAACTGCCGATGTGGGTGATTTGGTGCGCACTATCATTGTCGATTCTACGGTTACAGCGCGCATAGAACGCCGTAAAGTGATTGATAACGCAAATATCAAAGCGGGCAATGTGATTGTAGGACTCGCCTCCTACGGTCAAGCTACCTACGAAAACGAATACAATGGCGGTATGGGTAGCAACGGACTCACCTCAGCGCGTCACGATGTGTTTGCAAAAGTATTAGCAGACAAATACCCCGAAAGTTTCGATGCCTCTGTCCCCAGTGAGCTCGTATATGCTGGCACGAAACAACTTACCGACAAGGTAATTGGCAGTCCGTTAAACGCTGGCAAACTCGTTCTCTCTCCTACTCGTACCTATGCTCCTATCATCAAGAAGATATTAGAAAAGTACAACAATACCCAAATATGTGGTATGGTGCATTGCAGTGGAGGCGCACAAACTAAAATTTTGCACTTTGTAGATAACTTGCATATTATCAAAGACAACCTTTTCCCTACCCCTCCCCTTTTCAAACTCATTCAAGAAGAATCAAAAACCGATTGGAAAGAGATGTACCAGGTGTTCAACTGTGGGCATCGTATGGAGCTCTATGTAAAGGAAGCCATTGCAGAAGATATTATCACTATTGCAAAATCATTTAATGTAGAAGCGCAAATCATAGGTAGAGTAGCTTCATCAGATAATAAATGTCTCACTATAAAAAGCGAATATGGTACTTTTGAATACTAA
- the aroB gene encoding 3-dehydroquinate synthase, with protein sequence MEANVIRAGNYNVYFNEEGTDFINRMVAEKRPSKLFLLVDSHTNEKCLPVFLPTLITDIPIEIIEIEAGELHKNLDTCTQVWHALSELGADRKSLLINVGGGVVTDLGGFVASTYMRGVPFINVPTSLLAMVDASVGGKTGVDLGPLKNLVGVINNPLGVVIDSQYLGTLPAEELRSGMAEMFKHGLIRSEAYWNKMCDLRSLSLADLDSLIHESVVIKNEVVMQDPKECGLRKILNYGHTLGHAIESYCLENPNRQCLLHGEAIAIGIVLATYLSVKKLGFPKGKCDKVKSVLGEYFSKQTFHKEDIEDICELMRFDKKNVAGRVHFVLLEEIGKPKTDCVVPEEEIYEAFEYYSESHGEIKGKR encoded by the coding sequence ATGGAAGCAAATGTTATCAGAGCTGGAAATTACAACGTTTATTTTAATGAGGAAGGAACTGATTTTATCAATCGAATGGTTGCGGAAAAACGTCCTTCGAAGCTGTTTTTGTTGGTGGACAGTCATACCAATGAAAAATGTTTGCCTGTGTTTTTACCTACTCTCATTACTGATATTCCGATAGAAATTATAGAAATAGAAGCGGGAGAACTGCATAAAAACCTCGATACTTGTACGCAAGTGTGGCACGCACTTTCAGAATTAGGAGCCGACCGCAAGAGCTTGCTCATAAACGTAGGAGGAGGAGTGGTAACCGATTTAGGAGGCTTTGTGGCTTCTACCTATATGCGCGGAGTGCCCTTTATTAATGTGCCGACGAGTTTACTGGCAATGGTAGATGCCTCGGTAGGGGGGAAGACGGGGGTGGATTTAGGTCCTTTGAAAAATCTTGTAGGAGTGATAAACAATCCGTTGGGGGTGGTGATAGACTCGCAATATTTAGGAACGTTACCTGCTGAGGAATTGCGTAGCGGAATGGCAGAGATGTTTAAGCACGGACTTATTCGCTCGGAGGCTTATTGGAACAAAATGTGTGATTTGAGAAGCCTTTCGTTAGCTGATTTAGACAGTCTTATTCACGAATCGGTGGTGATAAAGAACGAGGTGGTAATGCAAGACCCGAAAGAATGTGGATTGAGAAAAATACTGAATTACGGTCATACGCTGGGGCACGCTATCGAGTCGTATTGCTTGGAAAACCCCAATCGCCAATGTTTGTTGCACGGAGAGGCTATTGCGATAGGAATAGTGTTGGCTACTTACCTATCGGTGAAAAAGTTAGGCTTTCCTAAGGGCAAATGCGATAAGGTGAAAAGCGTGTTGGGAGAGTATTTCAGCAAACAAACTTTTCATAAAGAGGATATTGAGGATATTTGTGAGTTGATGCGTTTTGACAAGAAGAATGTAGCGGGCAGAGTACACTTTGTGCTTTTAGAGGAGATAGGTAAGCCTAAAACGGATTGTGTAGTGCCTGAGGAAGAGATTTACGAGGCGTTTGAGTACTATAGCGAGTCGCACGGGGAGATAAAAGGTAAGAGATAA
- a CDS encoding thrombospondin type 3 repeat-containing protein translates to MRYSNYNSIFWLFILVVLQGSAQNYWRKADFSTQRSVAVTTNNSNYQYFTLNKKAFARALETDSRRSEATVQIPDANGTLITYRIAPTQVLSEAVARKYPSIKTFVGKSVTDPSKHIRFTWSDYGLDAIMEEELSYSFIEAEDKEGVYYRVYRRKDVEKAFIDCKTLDVPTLLQESKAAQRPSFQTKPMQRTFRIAIACTHEYTDYFWGKASAFAQIVSTLNRVNEVYGQQLSIVFQLVSDDSIVYETKDTDPFTGINYEKEWYKNKARVLQEVLDNKIGNANYDIGQLFHNAAEGGNAGCIGCVCTNDLKGQGFSSYPFAYVRNRSAFDIDVVAHEIGHQLGARHTFSYRREDGSGSQMEPGSGTTIMSYAGVTRYYDVQQNADPYFHHRTIYDITDNLQGKSCATEISTGNTPPEIPDLKSYTIPYGTAYLLEGTATDADGDALLYTWEESDNYTETGNYYFSPTIRSGATARSMKPSAQSYRYIPRLERIVAGTLTQQNPKKGDAWETVLNIGRTLHWTFMVIDRPLASNQTGNTAYKTIDVVVSADAGPFKVSSHTEQSTWYVGQKVSLQWNVANTDKAPVNAEKVKILFSTDGGVTFSHTLATGLPNNGKAEISVPDAIKTQQGRFMVKAEENLFLAVNAGTITVKEDDDVDNDGIPSRMDNCPTVANPDQADADNDGIGDVCDEDMDGDGILNVLDNCPTVSNTTQQDTDNDGIGDACDNDIDGDGFLNDQDNCPNVYNPDQADLDDDGIGDACDDDVDGDGIPNAQDPQVDYVLISNAFTPNGDGVNDTYVIARAERYPNNTLYIFNTLGQLVYSAHGYKNQWDGKKFDGTLVPRGSYVAVFSIDGSEKNKKQLWIYINY, encoded by the coding sequence TTGAGATATAGCAATTACAATAGTATTTTTTGGTTATTTATTTTGGTGGTGTTACAAGGGTCGGCACAGAATTATTGGCGCAAGGCTGATTTCTCGACTCAGCGCAGTGTAGCAGTCACTACTAATAACTCCAATTATCAGTATTTTACACTGAATAAAAAGGCGTTTGCACGTGCTTTGGAAACCGATAGTAGACGCAGTGAGGCTACCGTTCAGATACCTGATGCCAACGGAACACTCATTACTTATCGCATTGCACCTACGCAGGTTCTTTCGGAAGCAGTTGCACGAAAATATCCTTCTATTAAAACTTTTGTGGGTAAATCAGTAACTGACCCCTCTAAACATATTCGTTTTACGTGGAGCGATTATGGGCTTGATGCTATTATGGAAGAAGAGTTGAGCTATTCGTTTATAGAAGCAGAAGATAAAGAAGGTGTTTATTACAGGGTTTATCGTCGTAAGGATGTTGAAAAAGCATTCATAGACTGTAAAACATTGGATGTGCCTACTCTTTTGCAGGAAAGTAAAGCGGCTCAACGCCCTTCATTTCAGACTAAACCTATGCAACGTACTTTTCGCATTGCAATTGCTTGCACCCACGAATATACTGATTATTTCTGGGGAAAGGCTTCAGCTTTTGCCCAAATAGTCAGTACGCTAAACCGTGTAAATGAGGTCTATGGGCAACAGCTGTCGATTGTTTTTCAGTTAGTTTCGGACGATAGTATAGTATATGAGACTAAAGATACTGACCCTTTTACGGGTATTAACTACGAAAAAGAATGGTACAAAAATAAAGCTCGTGTACTGCAAGAAGTTTTGGACAACAAGATAGGTAATGCTAATTATGATATAGGGCAGTTGTTTCACAATGCTGCAGAAGGAGGTAATGCAGGTTGTATAGGGTGCGTGTGTACCAACGACCTCAAAGGACAGGGATTTTCGTCTTATCCGTTTGCTTACGTACGCAATAGAAGTGCTTTTGATATAGATGTGGTAGCTCACGAGATAGGACATCAACTGGGGGCACGGCATACTTTTTCTTATCGCAGAGAAGATGGGTCGGGGTCGCAGATGGAACCAGGGAGTGGTACTACTATTATGAGCTACGCAGGAGTTACGCGATATTATGATGTACAACAGAATGCTGACCCTTATTTTCATCACCGCACTATTTACGACATTACAGATAACCTACAAGGCAAGTCTTGTGCTACCGAAATTTCTACGGGCAATACCCCTCCTGAGATACCCGACTTGAAAAGCTATACTATTCCGTATGGAACTGCTTATTTATTAGAAGGTACTGCTACCGATGCTGATGGCGATGCGTTGCTTTATACGTGGGAAGAAAGCGACAATTATACAGAAACGGGTAATTATTATTTTTCACCTACAATACGTTCAGGAGCTACGGCACGCTCTATGAAACCCTCAGCACAATCATATCGCTATATCCCGCGTTTGGAGCGTATAGTAGCGGGTACGCTCACCCAGCAGAATCCTAAAAAAGGAGATGCTTGGGAAACAGTGCTCAACATAGGGCGTACCTTGCATTGGACTTTTATGGTTATCGACCGTCCTTTAGCAAGCAATCAAACAGGAAATACAGCTTATAAAACCATTGATGTGGTAGTGAGTGCAGACGCGGGTCCGTTTAAAGTGAGTTCGCATACCGAGCAAAGCACTTGGTATGTAGGACAAAAAGTAAGTTTGCAGTGGAATGTAGCTAATACTGATAAAGCACCTGTGAATGCCGAAAAAGTGAAGATACTCTTTTCGACTGACGGGGGAGTTACTTTTTCGCATACCTTAGCTACGGGCTTACCTAATAACGGGAAAGCTGAAATAAGTGTGCCTGATGCTATTAAAACGCAGCAAGGAAGGTTTATGGTGAAAGCAGAAGAGAACCTATTTTTGGCAGTGAATGCAGGGACTATCACCGTAAAAGAAGATGACGATGTGGATAATGACGGTATACCTTCGCGTATGGATAATTGTCCGACAGTAGCCAACCCTGACCAAGCTGATGCTGATAATGACGGTATAGGCGATGTTTGTGATGAAGATATGGATGGTGATGGAATTTTAAATGTTTTGGATAACTGCCCTACCGTGTCTAACACTACCCAACAAGACACTGACAACGATGGCATAGGAGATGCTTGCGATAACGATATAGATGGAGATGGTTTCTTAAATGACCAAGATAATTGTCCTAATGTATACAATCCAGACCAAGCTGATTTAGACGATGATGGTATAGGCGACGCTTGTGATGACGATGTAGATGGCGACGGAATCCCGAATGCACAAGACCCACAGGTGGATTATGTGCTTATTTCCAACGCTTTTACCCCTAATGGCGATGGGGTGAATGATACTTATGTGATAGCGCGTGCTGAACGATACCCTAATAACACCCTGTATATATTTAATACCTTAGGGCAATTAGTCTACTCGGCTCACGGGTATAAGAACCAATGGGATGGTAAAAAGTTTGACGGTACCTTAGTGCCACGAGGTTCGTATGTAGCCGTTTTCAGCATTGACGGCAGTGAAAAGAACAAGAAACAACTTTGGATTTACATTAATTATTAA
- a CDS encoding PorP/SprF family type IX secretion system membrane protein: protein MKKILLSILVIGTSALHAQATDPTYIFYQQHENLINPAAVGMEFGHTISVDIRNQWRGMTEAPQTQTFFTTHRLSDRVGLGFSLASNKVFIQKQAGIYADFSYAIPISYNSRLIGGIKFGGDFYNIDGSDMTYYNGLYNQYYPNGTRMHPTYYYDPYLQTISGKFQTNFGAGLYYDHPNFYVGFSIPNMLATDRVRMDNDQMTSLAETMYFYTIAGYYWRLTPDFTIKPRLQMRLAKGEYPSTDITVAGNFLERAELGVTYRTDKAVNAYVLFNIPNYYVSIGYGFESYFQTHMNLQSRNSHEFLVQFKW, encoded by the coding sequence ATGAAAAAGATATTATTAAGTATATTGGTAATAGGCACAAGTGCTTTGCACGCACAAGCCACAGACCCTACGTACATTTTTTATCAACAACACGAAAACCTAATAAACCCAGCAGCAGTGGGAATGGAGTTTGGGCATACTATTTCGGTAGATATACGCAACCAGTGGCGAGGAATGACCGAAGCCCCACAAACGCAAACCTTTTTTACTACGCATCGTTTGAGTGACCGTGTGGGGTTAGGTTTTTCATTGGCAAGCAACAAAGTATTTATACAGAAACAAGCAGGCATTTATGCCGATTTCTCGTATGCAATACCCATTTCGTACAACTCGCGATTGATAGGAGGAATTAAATTTGGCGGTGATTTCTATAATATAGACGGAAGTGATATGACGTATTATAACGGCTTGTATAACCAATATTACCCTAATGGCACACGTATGCACCCTACTTATTATTACGACCCTTATTTGCAAACCATTTCAGGAAAGTTCCAGACTAACTTTGGGGCAGGGCTGTATTATGACCACCCTAACTTTTACGTAGGTTTTTCTATCCCTAATATGCTTGCTACCGATAGGGTGCGAATGGATAATGACCAAATGACTTCTTTAGCCGAAACGATGTACTTCTATACCATAGCAGGCTATTACTGGCGTCTTACTCCCGATTTCACTATTAAACCGCGTTTGCAGATGCGCTTAGCCAAAGGCGAATATCCCTCGACCGATATTACAGTAGCAGGAAACTTTTTGGAACGAGCAGAATTAGGGGTTACTTATCGCACAGATAAAGCTGTGAATGCTTATGTATTATTTAATATTCCTAATTATTATGTATCTATAGGCTATGGTTTTGAGAGCTATTTTCAAACCCATATGAATTTACAGTCGCGCAACTCTCACGAGTTTTTGGTGCAATTTAAATGGTAA
- a CDS encoding PorP/SprF family type IX secretion system membrane protein, protein MKRRLLISVFLFIAGALQAQSIHPTYIFYQQHQNLANPAVVGVEKGHTISADIRNQWRGMNEAPQTQTFFTTHKITDRVGLGLSVTNNKVFIQKQTGVFGDFSYRVPINEHSNIVGGIKFGGEFYNIDISQIRTYNHLYNTGQNATRYDPYLQDISGKFQFNFGAGVYYELRDFYVGLSIPNMLASDKVGMENDVMTSVAQNMLYYAMAGYHWHISSEFTLKPSVQIRLAKKQDASTNFTVATDYLNRAEVGLTYRTDKAFSSYVLFNIPNYYLSVGYGFETYFQTHLNLQSRNSHEFLVQVKW, encoded by the coding sequence ATGAAAAGAAGATTACTTATCAGTGTTTTTTTGTTTATCGCAGGAGCACTACAAGCTCAATCTATACATCCTACGTACATATTTTATCAACAACACCAAAACTTGGCGAATCCAGCTGTAGTGGGTGTGGAAAAAGGGCATACTATTTCAGCAGATATTCGCAATCAATGGCGTGGAATGAATGAAGCTCCCCAAACGCAAACCTTTTTTACCACTCATAAGATAACTGACCGCGTGGGCTTAGGGCTTTCAGTAACCAATAATAAAGTATTTATCCAGAAGCAAACGGGTGTTTTTGGGGACTTTTCTTATAGAGTGCCTATAAACGAACATTCTAATATCGTAGGAGGAATTAAGTTTGGAGGAGAGTTTTATAATATTGATATAAGCCAAATACGCACATATAATCACTTGTACAATACGGGACAGAATGCTACGCGCTACGACCCCTATTTGCAAGATATCTCGGGGAAGTTCCAATTCAACTTTGGAGCTGGAGTTTATTATGAATTGCGTGACTTTTATGTAGGGCTATCTATCCCCAATATGCTTGCTTCTGATAAAGTGGGTATGGAGAATGATGTAATGACTTCCGTCGCCCAGAATATGTTGTATTATGCAATGGCGGGCTATCATTGGCATATCTCTTCTGAATTTACTCTAAAACCAAGCGTACAAATACGTCTTGCTAAAAAACAAGATGCCTCAACAAACTTCACTGTAGCTACTGACTATTTAAACCGTGCTGAGGTAGGGCTTACCTATCGCACTGATAAGGCTTTTAGCTCTTATGTGCTCTTCAATATCCCGAATTATTATTTATCAGTGGGATATGGTTTTGAAACCTACTTTCAAACACATCTCAATTTACAATCGCGTAACTCTCACGAGTTTTTGGTACAAGTGAAGTGGTAG
- a CDS encoding DUF4249 domain-containing protein, which yields MKIRNIYIILLCALALTSCEEVIDLKLDSAPQKLVIDASLDWKKGETKAYPVVDISYTEAYFGDTPSPAIDNAIVKIKAHTQTQTQEYQLSLWDGTSTITTDNVATLKGGSRYVFPAGITPELGKDYELIIELNGQTYTAKSKMLEAPIIPSDKIVQKENGGFLGDQIELKFYFDGISDGVANAYLVRLTQSSSKKITYGTLDDNYIANYKFFFIMIGLNNDKLNKGDIVNVTLYRIHPQYKEFVQMLIRLSEGQGPFTIPTRPIGNIVNKGNSRENPLGGFRVAQYTTLQYTVK from the coding sequence ATGAAAATAAGAAATATTTATATTATACTTCTCTGTGCTTTAGCTTTAACTTCTTGTGAAGAGGTCATAGATTTAAAATTGGACTCTGCTCCTCAAAAGTTAGTGATTGATGCATCTCTCGATTGGAAGAAAGGAGAAACAAAAGCCTATCCTGTAGTGGACATCAGTTATACGGAAGCCTATTTTGGCGATACGCCTTCACCTGCTATTGATAATGCCATTGTGAAAATCAAAGCACATACTCAAACCCAGACGCAAGAGTACCAACTCTCGTTATGGGACGGTACTTCTACCATTACCACAGATAACGTAGCCACATTAAAAGGCGGTAGCCGTTATGTATTCCCCGCAGGTATCACTCCTGAGTTAGGCAAGGACTATGAACTTATCATAGAACTCAACGGACAAACTTATACTGCTAAGAGCAAAATGCTTGAAGCTCCTATAATACCTTCTGACAAAATAGTACAAAAAGAAAACGGAGGCTTTTTAGGTGACCAAATAGAGTTAAAATTCTACTTTGACGGTATTAGTGATGGTGTAGCCAATGCTTATTTAGTAAGGCTGACACAAAGTAGTAGCAAAAAAATTACTTACGGGACTTTGGATGACAACTATATAGCTAACTATAAGTTTTTCTTTATAATGATAGGACTCAATAATGATAAGTTAAACAAAGGAGATATTGTAAACGTAACACTTTATCGGATTCACCCTCAATACAAAGAATTTGTGCAAATGCTTATAAGATTATCAGAAGGACAAGGTCCGTTTACTATTCCTACGCGCCCCATAGGTAATATTGTGAACAAAGGAAATTCTCGTGAGAACCCTCTTGGAGGTTTTCGGGTGGCACAGTATACTACGCTCCAATATACAGTAAAATAA